A region from the Halosolutus gelatinilyticus genome encodes:
- a CDS encoding dipeptide epimerase has product MSLDTGFERRSLPLEYPFTIARGTQTEAEVVTVRIADDDGTVGVGGAAPSAHYGETVDTVTAVLPDLLAVVEEVGDPHQLERIERRMRETVRRNPAARCAVSIALHDLVATRLDLPLYRYWGLDPEETLETSYTIGLDDTATMREKTETAVERGFGTLKVKLGTDRDIEIVETIRSAAPDARLFVDANEAWSPREAVARIEALAEYDLEFVEQPVPAEDPEGLRYVYERSALPIAADESCIALPDIPRIADRCDIANLKLMKCGGLREAVRMIHAARAHGLEVMLGCMTESNASIAAACHLAPLLDYADLDGSLLLADDPYDGVPMPAGEIDLAGLDRPGTDAVLE; this is encoded by the coding sequence ATGAGCCTCGACACCGGCTTCGAGCGCCGATCGCTGCCGCTCGAGTACCCGTTCACGATCGCCCGCGGGACGCAGACCGAAGCCGAGGTGGTGACGGTTCGGATCGCGGACGACGACGGGACGGTCGGCGTCGGCGGTGCCGCGCCCTCCGCTCACTACGGCGAGACCGTCGACACCGTAACGGCCGTCCTGCCCGACCTGCTCGCGGTCGTCGAGGAGGTCGGCGACCCACACCAGCTCGAGCGGATCGAACGACGCATGCGCGAGACCGTTCGCCGAAATCCGGCGGCCCGCTGTGCGGTCAGCATCGCGCTCCACGACCTCGTCGCGACGCGCCTCGACCTCCCGCTGTACCGCTACTGGGGGCTCGATCCGGAGGAAACGCTCGAGACGTCGTACACGATCGGCCTCGACGACACGGCGACGATGCGCGAGAAGACCGAGACGGCGGTCGAGCGCGGCTTCGGTACGCTGAAGGTCAAACTCGGCACCGATCGCGATATCGAGATCGTGGAGACGATCCGGTCGGCCGCGCCGGACGCCCGCCTGTTCGTCGACGCCAACGAGGCCTGGAGCCCCAGGGAGGCCGTCGCGCGGATCGAGGCGCTGGCCGAGTACGACCTCGAGTTCGTCGAACAGCCCGTCCCCGCCGAGGATCCGGAGGGGCTACGCTACGTCTACGAGCGATCGGCGCTGCCGATCGCCGCGGACGAGTCCTGCATCGCGCTCCCGGACATTCCGCGGATCGCCGATCGCTGCGACATCGCGAACCTGAAACTCATGAAGTGCGGCGGCCTGCGGGAGGCGGTACGGATGATCCATGCGGCCCGCGCCCACGGACTCGAGGTCATGCTGGGCTGTATGACCGAGTCGAACGCCTCGATCGCGGCGGCCTGTCACCTCGCGCCGCTGCTCGACTACGCCGACCTCGACGGCTCGCTCCTGCTGGCCGACGATCCCTACGACGGCGTTCCGATGCCGGCCGGCGAGATCGATCTGGCGGGGCTCGATCGGCCGGGAACCGACGCGGTGCTCGAATAG
- a CDS encoding DUF1611 domain-containing protein, translating to MRVAILAHEKFPDRAKTALGVLRYADYEAVAVLDRDNPGRRVSEFVPDVQDAPIVEGMADLEGDDVDALLIGISPIGGEFDDSWRGDVRTALERGCDVISGLHYFLSEDEEFASLADEYGCELWDVRKPRDDLTVGEGIAGEVDAEVILTVGTDCSAGKMTTTMQLVRDAREAGYDAAAIPTGQTGIMIEGWGNPIDRVVSDFTAGAVEEMIVAKGDEHDFLVVEGQGSIVHPAYSAVTCGLLHGSMPDKLVLCHRAGQEAIHGYESFPLPPIETYVDLHEDLSAPVSEAAVVAGALNTADLDGDEAARRALDDYAETLGTPATDVVRFGTDAVLEALFE from the coding sequence ATGCGTGTTGCAATTCTCGCCCACGAGAAGTTCCCGGATCGGGCCAAGACGGCCCTCGGGGTGCTCCGCTACGCCGACTACGAGGCCGTCGCCGTGCTCGATCGCGACAACCCCGGACGCCGCGTCTCGGAGTTCGTCCCCGACGTCCAGGACGCCCCGATCGTCGAGGGGATGGCCGATCTCGAGGGCGACGACGTCGACGCCCTGCTGATCGGCATCTCGCCGATCGGTGGCGAGTTCGACGACAGCTGGCGCGGTGACGTCCGAACGGCGCTGGAGCGCGGCTGCGACGTTATCTCCGGCCTTCACTACTTCCTCTCGGAGGACGAGGAGTTCGCGAGCCTCGCTGACGAGTACGGCTGCGAGCTGTGGGACGTCCGAAAGCCCCGCGACGACCTGACGGTCGGCGAGGGGATTGCCGGGGAAGTCGACGCCGAGGTGATCCTCACGGTGGGCACCGACTGCTCGGCCGGCAAGATGACGACGACGATGCAGCTCGTCCGCGATGCCCGCGAGGCGGGGTACGACGCAGCCGCGATTCCGACGGGCCAGACGGGCATCATGATCGAAGGCTGGGGCAACCCGATCGATCGGGTCGTCTCCGACTTCACGGCCGGCGCGGTCGAGGAGATGATCGTAGCGAAGGGCGACGAGCACGACTTCCTCGTCGTCGAGGGGCAGGGCAGCATCGTCCACCCCGCGTACTCGGCGGTCACCTGCGGCCTCCTCCACGGATCCATGCCGGACAAACTCGTACTGTGTCACCGGGCCGGCCAGGAGGCCATCCACGGCTATGAGTCGTTCCCGCTCCCGCCGATCGAGACCTACGTCGACCTCCACGAGGACCTCTCGGCGCCGGTCAGCGAGGCGGCGGTCGTCGCCGGCGCGCTGAACACCGCCGACCTCGACGGCGACGAGGCGGCCCGTCGGGCGCTCGACGACTACGCAGAGACGCTCGGCACGCCCGCGACTGATGTCGTCCGCTTCGGCACCGACGCGGTGCTCGAGGCGCTGTTCGAATGA
- a CDS encoding Vms1/Ankzf1 family peptidyl-tRNA hydrolase: MLDELLGRTTLKERIDELESENERLQSRYEAESERRAEAATARQKAEERVNRLEDRIAQLEGELDRVDDAESGPTVRRREALRGDRLADVLDRLASVRTGPEGALTAPIGDEIPDAVRDDLGEVLGDRIALVEDAGSCLCYADDAGLVSATLDPPILPDREPAWDDRFAVDREWFLPTGRYALALVRTDLFALGSYEDGDRIDYRGFESDVKGNHSKGGFSQARFERIRDEQIDAHLDRCAEALADRSADRLFLVGQRGVVDALVAEADLNPVAIDAVDATGDPESALEDARRSFWTTELRVI, translated from the coding sequence ATGCTCGACGAGTTGCTCGGCCGCACAACGCTCAAAGAGCGGATCGACGAACTCGAATCGGAGAACGAACGGTTGCAAAGCCGGTACGAGGCCGAGTCCGAGCGCCGGGCCGAGGCCGCCACGGCGAGACAGAAGGCCGAAGAGCGGGTGAATCGACTGGAGGATCGCATCGCCCAGCTCGAGGGCGAACTCGATCGCGTCGACGACGCGGAGTCAGGGCCGACCGTTCGCCGCCGCGAGGCGCTTCGCGGCGACCGACTCGCGGACGTGCTCGATCGGCTGGCGTCCGTCCGAACGGGACCCGAAGGCGCGTTGACGGCCCCGATCGGGGACGAGATTCCGGATGCCGTCCGTGACGACCTCGGCGAGGTGCTCGGCGATCGGATCGCGCTCGTCGAGGACGCCGGCTCCTGCCTCTGTTACGCCGACGACGCCGGGCTCGTGTCGGCGACGCTCGATCCGCCCATCCTCCCCGATCGCGAGCCGGCGTGGGACGATCGCTTCGCCGTTGATCGCGAGTGGTTCCTGCCGACCGGCCGGTACGCGCTCGCGCTCGTCCGAACCGACCTGTTCGCGCTCGGCAGCTACGAGGACGGCGACCGGATCGACTACCGCGGCTTCGAGAGCGACGTCAAGGGGAACCACTCGAAAGGCGGCTTCTCGCAGGCTCGGTTCGAGCGGATCCGCGACGAGCAGATCGACGCCCACCTCGATCGCTGCGCGGAGGCGCTGGCGGACCGCTCCGCCGATCGGCTCTTCCTCGTCGGCCAGCGCGGGGTCGTCGACGCGCTCGTCGCGGAGGCCGACCTCAACCCGGTCGCGATCGACGCGGTCGACGCGACGGGCGATCCCGAGTCGGCGCTCGAGGACGCCCGCCGATCGTTCTGGACGACGGAGTTGCGCGTGATCTGA
- a CDS encoding DUF5802 family protein — protein sequence MFEVFSRSYYLGRLYVTPVDADRALMQREQHERLNEEVYATGDGLERLDNPLVMKLESQHFPVHGDDAVPANTLALPEPVLDGTEIRNPPSLREVLLARREQAEQLLEFVGWQASNPDLGDDFPGAGT from the coding sequence ATGTTCGAGGTCTTCTCACGGAGCTACTATCTCGGACGACTTTACGTGACCCCGGTCGACGCCGATCGGGCGCTCATGCAGCGCGAGCAACACGAACGGCTCAACGAGGAAGTGTACGCTACGGGCGACGGGCTGGAACGGCTCGACAACCCGCTGGTGATGAAGCTCGAATCGCAGCACTTTCCGGTCCACGGCGACGACGCCGTCCCGGCCAACACGCTGGCGCTGCCCGAACCCGTTCTCGACGGCACGGAGATTCGAAATCCGCCGTCGCTTCGAGAGGTGCTGCTCGCTCGCCGAGAACAGGCCGAGCAGCTGCTCGAGTTCGTCGGTTGGCAGGCGTCGAATCCCGACCTCGGCGACGACTTCCCCGGCGCCGGAACCTAG